From the Solanum lycopersicum chromosome 10, SLM_r2.1 genome, one window contains:
- the DP1 gene encoding transcription factor-like protein DPB isoform X1 has product MLNNLEDGGKNSSEVSRGGNGRGGGGTRSWGTTVSGQSVSTSSSIGSPSSRSEAAMATPASDNTFLRLNNLDIHADDAGSQGTAGKKKRAQRATGGDKSGRGLRQFSMKVCEKVESKGRTTYNEVADELVAEFSDATNSVAGSDQKQYDEKNIRRRVYDALNVLMAMDIISKDKKEIQWKGLPRTDANDIEELKTERLNLRNRIEKKAAYLEELEDQYVGLQNLIKRNDQLYGSGNAPSGGVALPFILVQTRPHATVEVEISEDMQLVHFDFNSTPFELHDDNYILKAMNFCGRSNDGSVPQNVSADGGEGPSSSMANMFQHHIPNPSAPNSSGRLPTSPPLPGILKARVKHEH; this is encoded by the exons ATGTTGAATAATTTGGAGGATGGGGGAAAGAATTCTTCAGAGGTTTCAAGAGGGGGTAATGGTAGAGGGGGTGGGGGTACAAGGTCATGGGGAACTACTGTTTCTGGTCAATCGGTTTCTACTAGTAGCAGTATTGGGTCTCCATCGAGCAGAAGTGAAGCCGCCATGGCTACCCCTGCCAGTGACAACACTTTTCTTAGGCTAAACAATCTTGACATTCATGCTGATGATGCAGGATCTCAAGGGACAGCTGG gaaaaagaaaagagctcAGCGTGCTACTGGAGGGGATAAGAGTGGTAGAGGACTCAGACAGTTTAGCATGAAag TTTGTGAGAAAGTGGAAAGCAAAGGAAGAACTACGTATAATGAG GTTGCAGATGAACTTGTAGCTGAGTTTTCTGATGCTACCAATAGTGTTGCAGGCTCAGATCAG AAACAATATGATGAGAAGAACATCAGACGACGAGTCTACGATGCTCTGAACGTACTTATGGCTATGGATATCATTTCTAAAGATAAAAAGGAAATACAGTGGAAGGGATTACCACGCACTGATGCAAATGATATTGAGGAGCTAAAG ACTGAGCGTCTTAACTTGAGAAATAGGATTGAAAAGAAAGCAGCTTATTTAGAAGAACTTGAAGATCAA TATGTAGGGCTTCAAAACCTCATAAAACGCAATGATCAGTTGTATGGCTCAGGCAATGCTCCTAGTGGTGGTGTGGCTTTACCGTTTATTTTAGTGCAG ACTCGTCCTCATGCTACAGTCGAAGTGGAAATATCAGAAGATATGCAGCTGGTGCATTTCGACTTCAACAG CACTCCGTTTGAGCTGCATGACGATAATTATATCCTCAAAGCAATGAATTTTTGCGGAAGATCAAATGACGGTTCTGTCCCACAGAATGTATCTGCTGATGGAGGTGAAGGTCCGAGTTCCAGTATGGCCAACATGTTTCAGCATCATATCCCTAATCCATCTGCCCCAAACTCATCTGGCAGGCTTCCGACCTCACCTCCTCTCCCCGGAATACTAAAGGCTCGTGTCAAGCATGAGCATTAG
- the LOC101267173 gene encoding F-box protein At2g26850-like isoform X1: MFVFLISCFSFILLVSKSFFKPMGGFSNVWFSEELVKFLALWFSKGRNAISFLNLPLMTDHVKSKLENVVEKEEGVSLLDLPDLTLECIFERLPPNGLCNMAAVCTSLREKCTSDHLWEKHMKGKWGELIGSAAYKEWQCYVVSRNKASILEKSRKKRELYGKFSKIRELLWDRSKKGNEDDSKIGNSSEMSSIMDWYLSLETGKFWFPAQVFNREVQNGHIGFMLSCYDAEVSYDCRTNTFSARYPSYGRRMIEDDIEWNRLRAPTVDTLPYVLHVSDCLDDLQPDDHIEIQWRKSKEFAYGWWYGVVGHLESCSGSKLNCHCHASETVLLEFKQYTAGSRWRQTVINRKDHREVGNEGDGFYGGIRKLYSDKEISLWNSLLPNNTLE; encoded by the exons atgtttgttttcttgatttcttgcttttccttcattttactagtttctaagtcattttTCAAGCCAATGGGAGGTTTCTCAAATGTGTGGTTTAGTGAAGAACTTGTAAAGTTCTTAGCTTTATGGTTTAGTAAAGGTAGAAATGCTATTAGTTTCTTGAATTTGCCACTAATGACAGATCATGTTAAGTCAAAACTAGAGAATGTTGTGGAGAAAGAAGAGGGAGTTTCTTTACTGGATTTGCCTGATTTGACATTGGAATGTATTTTTGAGAGGCTTCCACCAAATGGTCTTTGTAATATGGCTGCTGTTTGTACTTCTTTGAGAGAAAAATGCACAAGTGATCATTTGTGGGAGAAGCATATGAAGGGGAAATGGGGTGAATTGATTGGTTCTGCTGCTTATAAAGAATGGCAATGCTATGTTGTGTCAAGAAACAAAGCTTCCATCTTggagaaatcaagaaaaaaaagagaactttATGGGAAATTTTCGAAGATTAGGGAACTTTTATGGGACAGatcaaaaaaaggaaatgaagATGACAGCAAGATTGGAAATTCTTCAGAGATGAGTTCAATAATGGATTGGTACCTTTCTCTTGAGACTGGAAAGTTTTGGTTCCCGGCTCAGGTTTTTAACCGCGAG gtACAGAATGGACATATTGGTTTTATGTTATCTTGCTATGATGCTGAAGTTAGCTATGATTGTAGAACAAATACTTTTAGCGCAAG GTATCCATCGTACGGGAGGAGAATGATAGAGGATGATATAGAATGGAATAGACTAAGAGCACCAACTGTTGACACTCTTCCTTATGTTCTTCATGTATCAGATTGCTTAGATGATCTGCAACCTGATGATCATATTGAGATTCAGTGGAGAAAAAGCAAAGAGTTTGCATATG GTTGGTGGTATGGAGTTGTTGGACACTTGGAATCTTGTAGTGGCAGCAAGTTGAATTGCCATTGTCATGCCAGTG AGACAGTGCTGTTGGAGTTCAAACAGTACACCGCGGGATCAAGGTGGAGGCAAACAGTGATAAACAGAAAGGATCACAGAGAAGTTGGCAATGAAGGAGATGGTTTTTATGGAGGAATCAGAAAGCTTTATAGTGACAAAGAGATTTCATTGTGGAATAGCCTCTTGCCTAACAACACTTTGGAGTag
- the LOC101267461 gene encoding uncharacterized protein codes for MPHRARPMAGLLLFTGLNVVLVSTITPVYDFVCFHPYWERRREHRRQEREAALRSSTSAQV; via the exons ATGCCTCACAGAGCTCGGCCTATGGCAGGTCTCCTGCTGTTTACTGGACTTAACGTTGTTCTGGTCTCAACTATAACTCCTGTCTATGACTTCGTATGCTTCCATCCATATTGGGAAAGAAGA AGAGAGCATCGGCGTCAGGAACGTGAAGCAGCTTTGAGAAGTTCAACATCTGCTCAAGTCTGA
- the DP1 gene encoding transcription factor-like protein DPB, producing the protein MLNNLEDGGKNSSEVSRGGNGRGGGGTRSWGTTVSGQSVSTSSSIGSPSSRSEAAMATPASDNTFLRLNNLDIHADDAGSQGTAGNRKKKRAQRATGGDKSGRGLRQFSMKVCEKVESKGRTTYNEVADELVAEFSDATNSVAGSDQKQYDEKNIRRRVYDALNVLMAMDIISKDKKEIQWKGLPRTDANDIEELKTERLNLRNRIEKKAAYLEELEDQYVGLQNLIKRNDQLYGSGNAPSGGVALPFILVQTRPHATVEVEISEDMQLVHFDFNSTPFELHDDNYILKAMNFCGRSNDGSVPQNVSADGGEGPSSSMANMFQHHIPNPSAPNSSGRLPTSPPLPGILKARVKHEH; encoded by the exons ATGTTGAATAATTTGGAGGATGGGGGAAAGAATTCTTCAGAGGTTTCAAGAGGGGGTAATGGTAGAGGGGGTGGGGGTACAAGGTCATGGGGAACTACTGTTTCTGGTCAATCGGTTTCTACTAGTAGCAGTATTGGGTCTCCATCGAGCAGAAGTGAAGCCGCCATGGCTACCCCTGCCAGTGACAACACTTTTCTTAGGCTAAACAATCTTGACATTCATGCTGATGATGCAGGATCTCAAGGGACAGCTGG TAacaggaaaaagaaaagagctcAGCGTGCTACTGGAGGGGATAAGAGTGGTAGAGGACTCAGACAGTTTAGCATGAAag TTTGTGAGAAAGTGGAAAGCAAAGGAAGAACTACGTATAATGAG GTTGCAGATGAACTTGTAGCTGAGTTTTCTGATGCTACCAATAGTGTTGCAGGCTCAGATCAG AAACAATATGATGAGAAGAACATCAGACGACGAGTCTACGATGCTCTGAACGTACTTATGGCTATGGATATCATTTCTAAAGATAAAAAGGAAATACAGTGGAAGGGATTACCACGCACTGATGCAAATGATATTGAGGAGCTAAAG ACTGAGCGTCTTAACTTGAGAAATAGGATTGAAAAGAAAGCAGCTTATTTAGAAGAACTTGAAGATCAA TATGTAGGGCTTCAAAACCTCATAAAACGCAATGATCAGTTGTATGGCTCAGGCAATGCTCCTAGTGGTGGTGTGGCTTTACCGTTTATTTTAGTGCAG ACTCGTCCTCATGCTACAGTCGAAGTGGAAATATCAGAAGATATGCAGCTGGTGCATTTCGACTTCAACAG CACTCCGTTTGAGCTGCATGACGATAATTATATCCTCAAAGCAATGAATTTTTGCGGAAGATCAAATGACGGTTCTGTCCCACAGAATGTATCTGCTGATGGAGGTGAAGGTCCGAGTTCCAGTATGGCCAACATGTTTCAGCATCATATCCCTAATCCATCTGCCCCAAACTCATCTGGCAGGCTTCCGACCTCACCTCCTCTCCCCGGAATACTAAAGGCTCGTGTCAAGCATGAGCATTAG
- the LOC101266881 gene encoding uncharacterized protein isoform X2, with the protein MGLISIFIGAIELIVLENIVILVQVWVIKNQVLGVLLKKLCFFGEHLLCLQRCVSIRSTTIKEFFTVPAIQFLRKGEFSVLVACCSSLIRLHPFLRWADSSCAMDSLYDLDLISVTVPVILDNSEMWHHVLATSMKLGSRGVAHVEGVSRADLKEKSSYSNILLINRTASPLSWFAECKDRKNHSSILLPYSFLPSMAAEKLRYAAEEIKKLLGDYDAMHVRRGDVLKTRKDRFGVERSLHPHLDRDTRAEFILCRIAKWVPPGRTLFIASNERTPGYFSPLAVRYKLAYSSNYSSILDPLIENNYELFMVERLILMGAKTFIKTMKEDDNDLSLSDDPKKNTKKWEIPVYTRDGEEC; encoded by the exons ATGGGCCTCATAAGTATCTTTATTGGGGCAATAGAATTGATTGTCCTGGAAAACATTGTGATACTTGTGCAGGTTTGGGTCATCAAGAATCAAGTCTTAGGTGTGCTCTTGAAGAAGCTATGTTTCTTCGGAG AACATTTGTTATGCCTTCAAAGATGTGTATCAATCCGATCCACAACAATAAAGGAATTCTTCACAGTTCCAGCAATTCAATTTCTGAGGAAAGGTGAATTTTCTGTATTAGTGGCATGTTGCAGTTCATTGATTAGGTTGCATCCATTTCTGAG GTGGGCAGATAGTTCGTGTGCTATGGATTCTTTGTATGATCTAGATCTCATCTCTGTCACTGTACCTGTAATTTTAGACAATTCTGAAATGTGGCATCATGTCCTGGCTACAAGCATGAAGTTAGGTTCTAGAGGGGTTGCCCACGTTGAAGGAGTTAGCAGGGCTGatctcaaagaaaaaagttcttACTCAAACATTTTGCTTATCAATCGAACTGCAAGCCCGCTTTCTTG GTTTGCAGAATGCAAGGATAGGAAAAATCACAGCTCCATTCTTCTGCCATATTCGTTTCTTCCTTCAATGGCTGCGGAAAAACTACGATATGCAGCAGAAGAA ATCAAGAAGCTGCTTGGTGATTATGATGCTATGCATGTTCGAAGAGGTGATGTTCTGAAGACAAGAAAGGACAGGTTTGGGGTTGAACGAAGTTTGCACCCTCATTTGGACAGGGATACACGTGCAGAGTTTATTCTATGCAGAATAGCAAAATGGGTCCCGCCTGGGCGAACCCTTTTTATTGCTTCGAATGAGAGGACACCAGGTTACTTTTCTCCTCTAGCTGTGAG GTACAAGCTGGCGTATTCCTCGAATTATAGCAGCATTTTGGATCCACTGATTGAAAACAATTACGAGCTCTTCATGGTAGAAAGGCTTATTTTGATGGGAGCAAAAACATTTATCAAAACAATGAAAGAAGACGATAATGATCTCAGCCTCAGCGATGATCCTAAAAAGAATACCAAGAAATGGGAAATACCGGTGTATACAAGAGATGGTGAAGAATGTTAG
- the LOC101267173 gene encoding F-box protein At2g26850-like isoform X2: MFVFLISCFSFILLVSKSFFKPMGGFSNVWFSEELVKFLALWFSKGRNAISFLNLPLMTDHVKSKLENVVEKEEGVSLLDLPDLTLECIFERLPPNGLCNMAAVCTSLREKCTSDHLWEKHMKGKWGELIGSAAYKEWQCYVVSRNKASILEKSRKKRELYGKFSKIRELLWDRSKKGNEDDSKIGNSSEMSSIMDWYLSLETGKFWFPAQVFNRENGHIGFMLSCYDAEVSYDCRTNTFSARYPSYGRRMIEDDIEWNRLRAPTVDTLPYVLHVSDCLDDLQPDDHIEIQWRKSKEFAYGWWYGVVGHLESCSGSKLNCHCHASETVLLEFKQYTAGSRWRQTVINRKDHREVGNEGDGFYGGIRKLYSDKEISLWNSLLPNNTLE; the protein is encoded by the exons atgtttgttttcttgatttcttgcttttccttcattttactagtttctaagtcattttTCAAGCCAATGGGAGGTTTCTCAAATGTGTGGTTTAGTGAAGAACTTGTAAAGTTCTTAGCTTTATGGTTTAGTAAAGGTAGAAATGCTATTAGTTTCTTGAATTTGCCACTAATGACAGATCATGTTAAGTCAAAACTAGAGAATGTTGTGGAGAAAGAAGAGGGAGTTTCTTTACTGGATTTGCCTGATTTGACATTGGAATGTATTTTTGAGAGGCTTCCACCAAATGGTCTTTGTAATATGGCTGCTGTTTGTACTTCTTTGAGAGAAAAATGCACAAGTGATCATTTGTGGGAGAAGCATATGAAGGGGAAATGGGGTGAATTGATTGGTTCTGCTGCTTATAAAGAATGGCAATGCTATGTTGTGTCAAGAAACAAAGCTTCCATCTTggagaaatcaagaaaaaaaagagaactttATGGGAAATTTTCGAAGATTAGGGAACTTTTATGGGACAGatcaaaaaaaggaaatgaagATGACAGCAAGATTGGAAATTCTTCAGAGATGAGTTCAATAATGGATTGGTACCTTTCTCTTGAGACTGGAAAGTTTTGGTTCCCGGCTCAGGTTTTTAACCGCGAG AATGGACATATTGGTTTTATGTTATCTTGCTATGATGCTGAAGTTAGCTATGATTGTAGAACAAATACTTTTAGCGCAAG GTATCCATCGTACGGGAGGAGAATGATAGAGGATGATATAGAATGGAATAGACTAAGAGCACCAACTGTTGACACTCTTCCTTATGTTCTTCATGTATCAGATTGCTTAGATGATCTGCAACCTGATGATCATATTGAGATTCAGTGGAGAAAAAGCAAAGAGTTTGCATATG GTTGGTGGTATGGAGTTGTTGGACACTTGGAATCTTGTAGTGGCAGCAAGTTGAATTGCCATTGTCATGCCAGTG AGACAGTGCTGTTGGAGTTCAAACAGTACACCGCGGGATCAAGGTGGAGGCAAACAGTGATAAACAGAAAGGATCACAGAGAAGTTGGCAATGAAGGAGATGGTTTTTATGGAGGAATCAGAAAGCTTTATAGTGACAAAGAGATTTCATTGTGGAATAGCCTCTTGCCTAACAACACTTTGGAGTag
- the LOC101266881 gene encoding uncharacterized protein isoform X1, which translates to MAIQKTHKGKTKPRSPTLILTVSIVAITLLYIVSTLFSPNGFSFSTSITSKNSVFSKNRRQHNGPHKYLYWGNRIDCPGKHCDTCAGLGHQESSLRCALEEAMFLRRTFVMPSKMCINPIHNNKGILHSSSNSISEERWADSSCAMDSLYDLDLISVTVPVILDNSEMWHHVLATSMKLGSRGVAHVEGVSRADLKEKSSYSNILLINRTASPLSWFAECKDRKNHSSILLPYSFLPSMAAEKLRYAAEEIKKLLGDYDAMHVRRGDVLKTRKDRFGVERSLHPHLDRDTRAEFILCRIAKWVPPGRTLFIASNERTPGYFSPLAVRYKLAYSSNYSSILDPLIENNYELFMVERLILMGAKTFIKTMKEDDNDLSLSDDPKKNTKKWEIPVYTRDGEEC; encoded by the exons ATGGCGATCCAAAAAACCCACAAGGGGAAAACAAAACCAAGATCTCCAACACTCATACTTACAGTTTCCATTGTAGCCATAACTTTGTTATACATAGTTTCAACGTTGTTTTCCCCAAATGGGTTCTCTTTTTCCACTTCCATAACCTCAAAAAACTCAGTCTTTTCTAAGAATCGTAGACAACATAATGGGCCTCATAAGTATCTTTATTGGGGCAATAGAATTGATTGTCCTGGAAAACATTGTGATACTTGTGCAGGTTTGGGTCATCAAGAATCAAGTCTTAGGTGTGCTCTTGAAGAAGCTATGTTTCTTCGGAG AACATTTGTTATGCCTTCAAAGATGTGTATCAATCCGATCCACAACAATAAAGGAATTCTTCACAGTTCCAGCAATTCAATTTCTGAGGAAAG GTGGGCAGATAGTTCGTGTGCTATGGATTCTTTGTATGATCTAGATCTCATCTCTGTCACTGTACCTGTAATTTTAGACAATTCTGAAATGTGGCATCATGTCCTGGCTACAAGCATGAAGTTAGGTTCTAGAGGGGTTGCCCACGTTGAAGGAGTTAGCAGGGCTGatctcaaagaaaaaagttcttACTCAAACATTTTGCTTATCAATCGAACTGCAAGCCCGCTTTCTTG GTTTGCAGAATGCAAGGATAGGAAAAATCACAGCTCCATTCTTCTGCCATATTCGTTTCTTCCTTCAATGGCTGCGGAAAAACTACGATATGCAGCAGAAGAA ATCAAGAAGCTGCTTGGTGATTATGATGCTATGCATGTTCGAAGAGGTGATGTTCTGAAGACAAGAAAGGACAGGTTTGGGGTTGAACGAAGTTTGCACCCTCATTTGGACAGGGATACACGTGCAGAGTTTATTCTATGCAGAATAGCAAAATGGGTCCCGCCTGGGCGAACCCTTTTTATTGCTTCGAATGAGAGGACACCAGGTTACTTTTCTCCTCTAGCTGTGAG GTACAAGCTGGCGTATTCCTCGAATTATAGCAGCATTTTGGATCCACTGATTGAAAACAATTACGAGCTCTTCATGGTAGAAAGGCTTATTTTGATGGGAGCAAAAACATTTATCAAAACAATGAAAGAAGACGATAATGATCTCAGCCTCAGCGATGATCCTAAAAAGAATACCAAGAAATGGGAAATACCGGTGTATACAAGAGATGGTGAAGAATGTTAG